The following proteins are encoded in a genomic region of Helicobacter macacae MIT 99-5501:
- the hisS gene encoding histidine--tRNA ligase, whose amino-acid sequence MPKSSQKSNKQTTPKDSTNPQTKAQNQNTLITPRTLSGFRDYLPKEAMAKEKLIASLTTVFESFGFAPIETPHLEYAEILLRQGSDEIQKELYRFVDNGGRDVVLRFDQTVPLARFITQYRNELDLPFKRFAIGNVFRGERAQKGRYREFTQCDFDFIGSDSIGCDAEIIEVIYASLSALGLDEFTIWVNHRSVLNGIAEHFGIRDSKDLESFLRLIDKLDKIGEENLAKELQSTLKLDSKKVDEIISLISIKQITQRDEFFASVAHLKEWNAELKKGIEELESCFRILSSVQMATSSCRVSFAIARGLGYYTGIVYETTLNRLKSLGSVCSGGRYDNLTRSFSRERISGVGASIGLDRLLAGLEELGVLRGKSTSAEVLIVCMREEFIAYAHQIAQSLRRSKIYTEVYPQATKLQKSLSYANNKGHEHCIIIGENEFSTQTLTIKNMTTGVQFDSISLLRVIEIVK is encoded by the coding sequence ATGCCAAAATCTAGCCAAAAATCTAACAAGCAAACCACCCCAAAAGACTCTACTAACCCCCAAACCAAAGCCCAAAATCAAAACACACTTATCACGCCACGCACACTTAGTGGGTTTCGCGACTATCTCCCAAAAGAAGCAATGGCAAAAGAAAAGCTAATTGCTTCGCTTACAACGGTGTTTGAAAGTTTTGGATTTGCGCCTATTGAGACACCGCATTTGGAATATGCCGAGATTTTGCTGCGACAAGGAAGCGATGAGATACAAAAAGAGCTATATAGATTTGTGGATAATGGCGGGCGAGATGTAGTGCTACGATTTGACCAGACTGTGCCTTTGGCACGATTTATCACGCAGTATAGAAATGAGCTAGATTTGCCTTTTAAGCGGTTTGCTATTGGCAATGTGTTTCGTGGAGAGAGAGCACAAAAGGGGCGATATAGGGAATTTACCCAATGTGATTTTGACTTCATAGGAAGCGATAGTATCGGGTGTGATGCCGAGATTATTGAGGTGATTTATGCCTCTCTTAGTGCGCTAGGGCTAGATGAATTTACCATTTGGGTAAATCACAGAAGCGTGCTAAATGGCATTGCAGAGCATTTTGGGATTAGGGATTCTAAGGATTTGGAAAGTTTTTTGCGCTTGATAGACAAACTTGACAAAATCGGGGAGGAGAATCTAGCCAAAGAACTACAATCCACCCTAAAACTTGATAGCAAAAAAGTAGATGAAATAATCTCGCTAATATCTATCAAGCAAATCACGCAAAGAGATGAGTTTTTTGCCTCTGTGGCACACCTAAAAGAATGGAATGCCGAGCTAAAAAAAGGCATAGAGGAGCTAGAATCTTGTTTTAGGATTCTCTCAAGTGTGCAGATGGCGACTTCATCGTGTCGTGTGAGCTTTGCTATCGCACGCGGACTAGGATACTACACAGGAATCGTGTATGAAACCACGCTAAATCGCCTAAAATCACTCGGCAGTGTCTGCTCTGGCGGGCGATATGACAATCTCACGCGTAGCTTCTCGCGTGAGCGCATAAGCGGCGTGGGTGCGAGTATCGGGTTAGATAGACTGCTAGCAGGACTTGAGGAGCTAGGAGTGCTTAGAGGAAAAAGCACAAGTGCGGAAGTGCTAATCGTATGTATGAGGGAAGAGTTCATCGCTTACGCACACCAAATCGCACAGAGTTTGCGCCGAAGTAAAATCTACACCGAAGTCTATCCGCAAGCCACCAAGCTACAAAAATCGCTTAGCTATGCAAACAACAAAGGACACGAGCACTGCATAATCATCGGTGAAAACGAGTTTAGCACCCAAACACTCACCATAAAAAATATGACAACGGGCGTGCAATTTGATTCTATCAGCCTTTTGCGCGTGATAGAGATAGTGAAATAA
- a CDS encoding CapA family protein → MQNRFQSVLYAFLCGFVALWLAGCHSSIKPSIIEPSEQDSLESTQSAKATKKAKKDSTKADSQTDSKLGLKRDSTKDSAKSICNAPTPKTSALLSFVGDNVLGDYKGASGETFNAKFSEVKGDFAYFSNGVREVLGSDDLTIGNMEGVLSDRELKNAFEKPFSFKGHSSYTQVLREASIEALNLANNHSRDYGAQGFQDTKEHLINAGFHTFGEGILSIVEVNGIKIGLAGHRGWNLAIKSQVAKEIAELQSQGADFVIFTFHWGEEREHYPNATQKQLGRFTLDSGADMVVAHHPHVLQGIEQYKDKKIIYSLGNFIYGGAKNPNDKDTMIYQSLILDFASEEDAGEFASVFEQNTCLQKQWLSRFSQGEFLPSQSRITKSSHFVVLHNIVPASISSSTTHNDYSPKIYKKNGDTNSKAGYERVLKRLEQYSQGLH, encoded by the coding sequence ATGCAAAATAGATTCCAAAGTGTGCTCTACGCCTTTTTGTGTGGCTTTGTGGCATTGTGGCTAGCAGGCTGTCATAGTAGTATCAAACCTAGCATTATAGAGCCTAGCGAGCAAGATTCCCTAGAATCAACCCAATCAGCCAAAGCAACAAAAAAAGCCAAAAAAGATTCCACTAAAGCAGATTCTCAAACAGATTCAAAATTAGGCTTAAAAAGGGACTCCACAAAAGATTCTGCCAAATCCATTTGCAACGCCCCAACACCCAAGACTTCCGCGCTTCTTAGCTTTGTAGGCGATAATGTGCTAGGCGATTACAAAGGTGCGAGTGGAGAGACTTTTAATGCAAAATTTAGCGAGGTTAAGGGGGATTTTGCCTACTTCAGCAATGGAGTGCGCGAAGTGCTAGGTAGCGATGATTTAACCATAGGCAATATGGAGGGTGTGCTAAGCGATAGAGAGCTAAAAAATGCCTTTGAAAAGCCTTTTTCTTTCAAGGGACACTCAAGCTACACTCAAGTTTTGCGTGAAGCAAGCATAGAAGCACTAAACCTAGCAAATAACCATTCTCGCGACTATGGAGCACAAGGATTCCAAGACACAAAAGAGCATTTGATAAATGCTGGATTTCACACTTTTGGCGAGGGGATTTTAAGCATTGTAGAAGTAAATGGTATAAAAATAGGGCTAGCAGGACATCGCGGGTGGAATCTAGCGATAAAATCCCAAGTCGCTAAAGAGATTGCCGAGCTACAATCACAAGGTGCGGATTTTGTGATTTTTACATTTCATTGGGGCGAAGAGCGAGAGCATTATCCCAATGCCACGCAAAAACAGCTAGGGCGATTCACGCTTGATAGTGGCGCAGATATGGTGGTAGCCCATCACCCCCACGTATTGCAAGGAATCGAGCAATATAAAGACAAGAAAATCATATATAGTCTAGGCAACTTCATCTATGGTGGTGCAAAAAATCCTAACGACAAAGATACGATGATTTATCAAAGTTTGATTTTGGATTTTGCTAGCGAGGAGGATGCGGGCGAGTTTGCAAGTGTGTTTGAGCAAAATACTTGTTTGCAAAAGCAATGGTTATCTCGCTTTTCTCAAGGAGAGTTTTTGCCCTCACAAAGTCGCATAACAAAATCTAGCCACTTTGTAGTGCTTCATAATATCGTGCCTGCAAGTATCAGCTCAAGCACCACACACAACGATTACTCCCCCAAAATCTACAAAAAAAATGGCGATACGAATTCTAAAGCAGGCTATGAGCGCGTGCTAAAACGACTAGAACAATACTCACAAGGCTTGCACTAG
- a CDS encoding flagellar hook-basal body protein, which translates to MINGYYANAGGMVTQINRLDVISNNLANLNTNGFKRDDVVIGDYLRLYKETQDTLPIKDHTRAAAQYQNRNLNRVPNISEEYTEFQIGAFAETQNPLDFALQNPNAYFVVSTPDGVRYTRDGSFVIDSEGFLSTKEGFRVLPRAALNEAGDEEEQDMGGIMMNAGMQLEADKNGNLTFRNLATEEIGIAADGGALAIVSFDNPKYLKKVGYNLYKYPKERLEDRIINTTNIGLAQGYIEKSNVNAVKEMTALIETNRLVEMYSRAMRAYVDDFAPEAIGKLAVRA; encoded by the coding sequence ATGATAAATGGATACTACGCAAATGCGGGCGGTATGGTAACGCAGATAAATCGCCTAGATGTAATCTCAAACAATCTCGCAAATCTAAACACCAATGGCTTCAAACGCGATGATGTCGTAATCGGCGACTATCTACGACTATATAAAGAAACCCAAGACACGCTACCGATAAAAGACCACACACGAGCCGCAGCCCAATACCAAAACCGAAATCTAAACCGTGTGCCAAATATCAGTGAGGAATACACAGAATTTCAAATCGGTGCGTTTGCTGAAACACAAAATCCACTAGACTTCGCCTTGCAAAATCCAAACGCCTACTTTGTGGTAAGCACTCCTGATGGCGTGCGCTATACGCGTGATGGGAGCTTTGTGATAGATAGCGAAGGGTTTTTGAGCACAAAAGAGGGCTTTAGGGTGCTACCTCGCGCTGCCCTAAATGAAGCAGGCGATGAGGAGGAGCAAGATATGGGGGGAATAATGATGAATGCAGGAATGCAGCTAGAAGCGGATAAAAATGGGAATCTAACTTTTCGCAATCTAGCCACAGAAGAAATAGGCATAGCCGCAGATGGAGGAGCTCTAGCAATCGTAAGTTTTGACAATCCCAAATACCTAAAAAAAGTCGGCTACAATCTCTACAAATACCCAAAAGAGCGACTAGAAGATAGAATCATAAACACCACAAATATCGGGCTAGCACAAGGCTATATCGAAAAAAGCAATGTCAATGCCGTAAAAGAAATGACCGCACTCATAGAGACAAATCGCTTGGTGGAAATGTATTCACGCGCTATGAGGGCTTATGTCGATGACTTCGCACCTGAAGCGATAGGCAAGCTAGCAGTTCGTGCATAA
- a CDS encoding DMT family transporter, with protein MSWTYLLLAGLMEIFGVIAMKRYAMSGKNLYILLIAALFVLSLSLLSLSMRDIAMGVAYAIWTGIGAGGGVVVGILFFNESKSFDKLLLIAIIIACSVGLKYM; from the coding sequence ATGAGCTGGACTTATCTTTTGCTCGCTGGACTAATGGAAATCTTTGGCGTGATTGCGATGAAGCGATACGCAATGAGTGGCAAAAATCTCTACATACTGCTAATCGCCGCGCTTTTTGTGCTAAGCCTATCGCTACTCTCACTCTCTATGCGCGACATCGCTATGGGCGTGGCTTATGCGATATGGACGGGGATAGGAGCTGGCGGAGGCGTAGTGGTGGGGATTTTGTTTTTTAATGAGAGCAAAAGTTTTGATAAACTTTTGCTTATTGCCATTATCATCGCGTGTAGCGTGGGGTTGAAGTATATGTAG
- the lon gene encoding endopeptidase La, whose protein sequence is MQPSNIDFPMRLPVIVEEDNFSYPFSIVPIFTHDEKNIKAATKALDKNDLVFVCCAKEPNDMQQVAQNITKESSPKSSTEKSSLIATNLADKPTTMPKPDVIPSAIDTLEKIAKHQMPFFDVGVIGTIMRKVHLPDGRVKLLFQGLTKGRILSLQKGECYEALVDIISYKECSFAQVEAMSKVLREKVQNLANISQVLLPPDLLKSIEETGEPNRMIDLVASSIRLKKEQAYKLFRSDDIEERLLLLIDFVSEEIQIQKLQKEIKTRVHNKMEQTNKEYFLKEQLRQIQKELGIDKQRDEEIEQYEKKLESIKPYLNKEAYKEIKKQISRLSKMHQESGDANILQNYVEWVLEIPFGKYAKESLSIKNVQKQLDLDHYSLIKPKERIVEYFAVKDLLAQKAQAQSKERAKSESKITKKDSSLETSKNSSQDDSEAREEKDNTKEKGTILCFYGPPGVGKTSLANSIAKAVGRELVRIALGGLEDVNELRGHRRTYIGAMPGRITQGLIEAKQMNPVMVLDEIDKVARGVRGDPTSVLLEILDPEQNVAFRDYYNNFSIDLSQVIFIATANDIGAIPPPLRDRMEFISISSYTPQEKEQIALKYLIPQELKKHGLGSEEIEFGKEAIKTLIERYTREAGVRNLRRVIASIMRKVATKILTQPNYKKIRLTPKLIPDFIDKIVYEIDPASKAARVGIINGLAWTSVGGDVLKIEAIKLKGKGGLSLTGSLGDVMKESAKIAHSVVKVLLDENKLKPKNKKSTKAQSAKESKKESKDFSGDMPFYSKFDIHLHLPEGAVPKDGPSAGIAMACVIASILCDKAISGEIAMTGELTLSGDVLAIGGLKEKLIAAHKAGIKRALIPSKNYERDLNDIPKEVLDSLQIIPVKNIDEVFVQVFG, encoded by the coding sequence ATGCAACCAAGTAATATTGATTTTCCTATGAGACTTCCTGTGATTGTGGAAGAGGATAATTTCTCTTATCCTTTTAGCATTGTGCCGATTTTTACCCACGATGAGAAAAACATAAAAGCCGCAACTAAAGCACTTGATAAAAATGACTTGGTGTTTGTCTGCTGCGCAAAAGAGCCAAATGATATGCAGCAAGTCGCGCAAAATATCACAAAAGAATCTAGCCCAAAATCTAGCACTGAAAAATCTAGCCTCATCGCCACAAATCTAGCTGACAAACCCACTACGATGCCCAAACCTGATGTAATCCCTAGTGCCATAGATACACTTGAGAAAATCGCCAAACACCAAATGCCTTTTTTTGATGTGGGTGTTATCGGCACGATTATGCGTAAAGTCCACTTGCCAGATGGTCGCGTGAAGCTACTATTTCAGGGGCTTACAAAAGGGCGGATTTTGTCATTGCAAAAGGGCGAGTGCTATGAAGCATTGGTAGATATTATCAGCTACAAAGAATGTAGCTTTGCCCAAGTGGAAGCGATGAGTAAGGTGCTAAGAGAAAAAGTGCAAAATCTAGCAAATATTAGTCAAGTCTTGCTTCCGCCAGATTTGCTAAAGTCTATCGAAGAGACAGGCGAGCCAAACCGAATGATAGACTTAGTCGCTTCAAGCATAAGGCTAAAAAAAGAGCAAGCATACAAGCTATTTAGGAGTGATGATATTGAGGAGCGACTGCTTTTGCTAATCGACTTTGTCTCAGAAGAAATCCAAATCCAAAAACTCCAAAAAGAAATCAAAACCCGCGTGCATAACAAAATGGAGCAAACAAACAAAGAATATTTCCTAAAAGAGCAACTACGACAAATCCAAAAAGAGCTAGGGATTGATAAACAAAGAGATGAGGAAATCGAGCAGTATGAAAAAAAGCTAGAATCCATAAAACCATACCTAAACAAAGAAGCCTACAAAGAGATAAAAAAGCAAATATCTCGCCTAAGTAAAATGCACCAAGAAAGTGGCGATGCAAATATCTTGCAAAACTATGTAGAATGGGTGCTAGAAATACCATTTGGCAAATACGCCAAAGAATCGCTATCTATCAAAAATGTGCAAAAACAGCTTGACTTAGACCACTACTCGCTAATCAAACCAAAAGAGCGCATTGTAGAGTATTTCGCTGTAAAAGACCTCCTAGCACAAAAAGCACAAGCCCAATCCAAAGAGCGCGCAAAAAGCGAATCTAAAATCACAAAAAAAGATTCTAGCTTGGAGACTAGTAAAAATTCTAGCCAAGATGACAGCGAAGCTAGAGAAGAAAAAGATAACACAAAAGAAAAAGGCACGATTTTGTGTTTTTATGGACCACCGGGGGTTGGCAAAACCAGCCTTGCGAACTCTATCGCAAAAGCCGTAGGCAGAGAGCTAGTCCGCATAGCACTAGGTGGGCTAGAAGATGTAAATGAGCTAAGAGGACATCGCCGCACATATATCGGAGCTATGCCGGGCAGAATCACACAAGGGCTTATCGAAGCAAAGCAGATGAATCCTGTAATGGTGCTAGATGAAATCGACAAAGTCGCTAGGGGTGTGAGGGGCGACCCCACAAGTGTGCTACTAGAAATACTAGACCCTGAGCAAAATGTCGCTTTTAGGGATTATTACAACAACTTTAGCATTGATTTATCTCAAGTGATTTTTATCGCTACGGCGAATGATATAGGTGCGATTCCACCGCCATTGCGTGATAGAATGGAGTTTATTTCTATCTCTAGCTACACACCACAAGAAAAAGAGCAAATCGCACTAAAATATCTTATCCCCCAAGAGCTTAAAAAGCACGGGCTAGGTAGTGAAGAAATCGAGTTTGGCAAAGAAGCGATAAAGACGCTTATCGAGCGATATACGCGCGAAGCAGGAGTGCGGAATTTGCGCAGAGTGATAGCCTCTATAATGCGCAAAGTCGCTACCAAAATCCTAACCCAACCAAACTACAAAAAAATACGCTTGACGCCCAAACTTATCCCTGATTTTATTGATAAAATCGTGTATGAAATCGACCCTGCTAGCAAGGCTGCAAGGGTGGGAATCATAAATGGACTTGCTTGGACAAGTGTGGGTGGAGATGTGCTAAAAATCGAAGCAATCAAGCTAAAGGGCAAAGGAGGACTATCTCTCACAGGAAGTCTAGGAGATGTGATGAAAGAGTCTGCCAAAATCGCGCATTCTGTGGTAAAAGTCCTGCTAGATGAAAATAAGCTAAAGCCAAAAAACAAAAAATCCACCAAAGCTCAAAGTGCAAAAGAATCCAAAAAAGAATCTAAAGATTTTAGTGGGGATATGCCTTTTTACTCAAAGTTTGACATTCATCTGCATTTGCCAGAGGGCGCAGTGCCAAAGGACGGACCAAGTGCGGGAATCGCTATGGCGTGCGTAATCGCTTCTATACTTTGTGATAAGGCTATAAGTGGAGAGATAGCGATGACGGGAGAGCTAACGCTTAGTGGCGATGTGCTAGCCATAGGTGGACTAAAAGAAAAGCTAATCGCCGCACACAAAGCGGGAATAAAGCGTGCGCTGATTCCATCCAAAAACTACGAGCGGGATTTGAACGATATACCAAAAGAAGTGCTAGATAGCCTACAAATAATCCCTGTAAAAAATATAGATGAAGTCTTTGTGCAAGTGTTTGGGTAA
- a CDS encoding outer membrane protein assembly factor BamD, whose translation MGFAKVFFIFALGILLACVLTSCKKKEKNELNKPAMYWYQNILKEIRMGNLENADNFYASLQSEHINSPLLPEAMMILGQAHIQKEQYLLAEFYFDEYLKRFANAKNADYLHFLKLQSRYYGLKSSSKDQEFFSDSLNDFDEFLDTFPDSRYAPFVKTMQVRFVLGQNELNKGIVRVYKKAKKHSAREKYEERIDDELEQATKPKPSHIPWYVRMFNW comes from the coding sequence TTGGGCTTTGCCAAAGTATTTTTTATTTTTGCGCTTGGGATTTTGCTAGCTTGTGTGCTTACTTCGTGTAAAAAGAAAGAAAAAAATGAGCTAAATAAGCCAGCAATGTATTGGTATCAAAATATCTTAAAAGAGATTCGTATGGGCAATCTAGAAAATGCTGATAATTTCTATGCCTCTTTGCAAAGTGAGCATATCAACTCGCCACTTTTACCCGAAGCAATGATGATTTTGGGACAAGCACATATCCAAAAAGAGCAATATTTGCTTGCAGAATTTTACTTTGATGAGTATTTGAAGCGATTTGCAAATGCAAAAAACGCTGATTATTTGCATTTTTTGAAACTTCAGAGTCGCTACTATGGGCTAAAAAGCTCAAGCAAAGACCAAGAGTTTTTCTCTGATAGTTTGAATGATTTTGATGAATTTTTGGATACTTTCCCTGATAGTCGCTACGCACCATTTGTCAAAACAATGCAGGTGCGATTTGTGCTAGGACAAAATGAGCTAAACAAAGGAATCGTGCGCGTGTATAAAAAAGCAAAAAAACATAGCGCAAGGGAAAAATACGAAGAGAGAATCGATGATGAGCTAGAGCAAGCTACTAAGCCCAAGCCATCGCATATCCCTTGGTATGTGAGAATGTTTAATTGGTAA
- the htpX gene encoding zinc metalloprotease HtpX: protein METTFDAILQKNRLKTNIVLICYVAIFALVGLLVDIVRIDAPSLECGFAVLLSGQEPPLVTIIASLIACAIIAYSLKRFDAIMLKGDEYELLDASTHALPPLQARVRMAFDNVLLRAGISASSSQTPRLYLIHAPYMNAFASGWREENSLVAITSALAENLDEQELKAVLAHELSHIRHGDIRLTMCVGILSNILLLVCNNAVWLFMGNNRGGGANKARSILLILQFVLPLLTLWLQMFLSRSREYMADAGSAYLMHSPNPLISALEKIHNNYAKNDFKEIDTNPTRKAAYIFSDSFSTHPSLQNRIRSLRGE, encoded by the coding sequence ATGGAGACAACTTTTGATGCTATATTGCAAAAAAATCGCTTAAAAACAAATATCGTGCTTATCTGCTATGTGGCTATCTTTGCGCTTGTGGGACTGCTAGTGGATATTGTGCGCATTGACGCGCCTAGCTTGGAGTGTGGATTTGCAGTGCTTCTAAGCGGGCAAGAACCCCCACTTGTAACCATTATCGCCTCCCTTATTGCGTGTGCTATCATCGCTTATAGCCTTAAGCGGTTTGATGCGATAATGCTAAAAGGCGATGAGTATGAGCTACTAGATGCTAGCACTCACGCCTTGCCCCCGCTCCAAGCACGCGTGCGAATGGCGTTTGATAATGTCTTGCTTCGTGCTGGGATTAGTGCATCATCTAGCCAAACCCCTCGCCTATACCTTATCCACGCGCCATATATGAATGCCTTTGCAAGTGGCTGGAGAGAGGAAAATTCACTTGTGGCTATCACTTCCGCGCTTGCAGAAAATCTAGATGAGCAAGAGCTAAAAGCCGTGCTAGCCCACGAGCTTAGCCACATACGACACGGAGATATTAGGCTTACAATGTGTGTGGGAATTTTAAGCAATATTTTGCTTTTGGTGTGCAATAACGCTGTGTGGCTATTTATGGGCAATAATCGAGGTGGTGGCGCAAACAAAGCTAGAAGCATTTTGCTGATTTTGCAATTTGTCTTGCCACTTTTGACTTTGTGGCTACAAATGTTTCTTAGTCGCTCGCGTGAATATATGGCTGATGCGGGAAGCGCATACCTTATGCACTCGCCAAACCCTCTCATAAGCGCACTAGAAAAAATCCACAACAACTACGCAAAAAACGACTTCAAAGAGATAGACACAAATCCAACTAGAAAAGCCGCATATATCTTTAGCGACTCTTTTAGCACGCACCCAAGCCTGCAAAATCGTATCCGCTCTTTGCGCGGGGAATAG
- the folE gene encoding GTP cyclohydrolase I FolE, which translates to MQNQQINEQIFRDFCKRIGEDYTRAGLQATPKRLAQLESILYAGYSLSPKEALGGLFANSGIDEMISIKDIAFYSMCEHHLLPFFGKVHIGYVPKDSIAGISGFVRLVEVYAKRLQIQENLTNQIAQSITELLSPKGVMVVCEAHHLCMSMREATKTQAQITTSAVRGIFKSDSRTRGEFLQLIKG; encoded by the coding sequence ATGCAAAATCAACAAATAAACGAGCAGATTTTTAGAGACTTTTGTAAGCGCATAGGCGAGGACTACACTCGCGCAGGACTTCAAGCCACGCCCAAAAGACTAGCACAACTAGAATCTATCCTCTATGCAGGCTACTCCCTTAGCCCAAAAGAAGCACTTGGCGGACTATTTGCAAATAGTGGAATTGATGAGATGATAAGCATAAAAGACATTGCGTTTTATTCAATGTGTGAGCATCATTTGCTACCATTTTTTGGCAAGGTGCATATCGGCTATGTGCCAAAAGATTCTATCGCGGGGATAAGTGGATTTGTGCGGCTTGTCGAGGTGTATGCTAAGCGATTGCAAATCCAAGAAAATCTAACCAACCAAATCGCCCAAAGTATCACAGAGCTACTTTCCCCAAAGGGCGTTATGGTGGTGTGCGAAGCGCATCATCTATGTATGAGTATGCGTGAAGCGACAAAAACTCAAGCCCAAATCACCACAAGTGCCGTGCGCGGAATCTTTAAAAGCGATTCTCGCACACGAGGTGAATTTTTGCAACTTATCAAAGGATAA